In Arthrobacter sp. B3I9, the following are encoded in one genomic region:
- a CDS encoding copper resistance CopC family protein, with the protein MRLIRQLLTGVLAAMTLVSVLFGAAVPASAHDVAESTSPASGATVATPPEKVSITFNRNPLSLGSQILVSDAAGNSWADGNVEIVDNVASQRLRQGAPAGVFTVSWRIVSSDSHPIEGTFTFTATAGAPGSTAASAAPAVPTLTTPEPGVTATPAPVPNAAEPFPWSLVIFVGTAVGILVALALMAKRRLTVEDGPAAQSSEDSPPV; encoded by the coding sequence ATGCGCCTGATCCGACAGCTTCTGACCGGCGTGCTCGCGGCCATGACCCTCGTTTCGGTCCTGTTCGGGGCCGCGGTTCCGGCGTCGGCCCACGACGTCGCGGAATCGACCAGCCCCGCCTCAGGGGCCACAGTGGCGACACCGCCGGAGAAGGTGTCGATCACGTTCAACCGGAACCCCCTGAGCCTGGGGTCGCAAATCCTGGTCAGCGATGCCGCGGGAAACAGCTGGGCCGACGGCAACGTGGAGATTGTGGACAACGTCGCCTCGCAGAGGCTCCGGCAGGGCGCCCCCGCCGGGGTTTTCACCGTGTCGTGGCGCATAGTCAGCTCGGATTCCCATCCCATCGAGGGCACCTTCACCTTCACCGCTACGGCAGGAGCGCCGGGTTCGACGGCGGCCTCCGCGGCCCCCGCGGTTCCTACGCTCACCACCCCGGAGCCGGGCGTCACGGCGACGCCGGCGCCCGTGCCGAACGCCGCCGAGCCTTTCCCGTGGAGCTTGGTGATCTTCGTCGGAACGGCGGTGGGGATCCTGGTCGCCTTGGCGTTGATGGCCAAGCGGCGGCTCACCGTGGAGGACGGCCCGGCCGCCCAAAGCAGTGAGGATTCGCCGCCGGTGTGA
- a CDS encoding NAD(P)-binding protein: MSDAPVDGAVEQTTAVIIGTGLSGLAVASELRRRGVSCIVVDGLDLLGAGHPANRSSLQRCDAADAATLRERNEILRHLRNYATNHKLDIRSNLRALQLDHLDAGDAGSPAQHWAVRTPGGVLLADHLVLTRCAHSQLRRMLSELGVAAGQNLMAAMHALGMYLVGVGELITPTPKEVLRQAKVVGNAISAKVHPGGFPAALSGGFALAAHA; this comes from the coding sequence GTGTCGGACGCGCCTGTAGACGGGGCTGTCGAGCAGACCACCGCGGTCATCATCGGCACCGGCCTTTCGGGACTGGCGGTTGCCAGCGAGCTGCGGCGCCGCGGGGTCAGCTGCATCGTCGTGGACGGCCTGGACCTGCTGGGCGCGGGCCATCCCGCTAACAGGTCCTCGCTCCAGCGCTGCGACGCCGCCGATGCAGCAACGCTCAGGGAACGCAACGAAATCCTGCGGCACCTGAGGAATTACGCCACCAACCACAAACTGGATATCCGCAGCAACCTCCGGGCCCTGCAGCTGGACCACCTTGATGCCGGCGACGCCGGCTCCCCCGCCCAACATTGGGCCGTCCGCACGCCGGGTGGCGTGCTTCTGGCGGACCATCTGGTGTTGACCCGGTGTGCCCACAGCCAGCTGCGGCGCATGCTGTCAGAGCTCGGCGTCGCGGCCGGGCAGAACCTGATGGCCGCCATGCACGCACTCGGCATGTATCTGGTGGGTGTGGGCGAGCTCATCACTCCCACGCCGAAGGAAGTCCTGCGCCAGGCCAAGGTGGTCGGCAACGCGATTTCCGCCAAAGTACATCCCGGCGGCTTCCCGGCCGCACTGTCCGGCGGCTTCGCCCTCGCGGCCCACGCCTGA
- a CDS encoding IclR family transcriptional regulator gives MALNNDREPDADAEAGQHGGVQSVDRALAVLEILARDGHAGVSDIAEEMGIHKSTVSRLLGSLVSREMVHQNSERGKYQLGFGILRLASSIPGRLSLVREARPVLEALAEEFKETVNLAVLRSNFAVNVDQAMGPSTLATYDWVGSLTPLHATSSGKVLLAALSADDRDRILKETGLPARTPRTITSRGKLENELLDVARDGYGVTLEEFEIGINSMSVPVYSHLGAVIGAVSISGPAFRFDPEKEPGLVEGLKEAGLQISAKMGYTRR, from the coding sequence ATGGCTTTGAACAACGACCGCGAACCCGATGCCGATGCCGAGGCGGGCCAGCACGGCGGCGTCCAGTCCGTAGACCGGGCCCTCGCGGTCCTAGAGATCCTGGCCCGGGACGGCCACGCCGGCGTAAGTGACATCGCCGAGGAGATGGGCATCCATAAGTCCACGGTTTCCCGGCTGCTGGGTTCGTTGGTGAGCCGCGAAATGGTCCACCAGAACAGCGAGCGCGGAAAGTACCAGCTGGGCTTTGGCATCCTGCGCCTGGCCAGTTCCATCCCCGGGCGGCTCAGCCTGGTCCGGGAGGCCCGGCCCGTTCTGGAGGCCCTCGCGGAGGAATTCAAGGAAACGGTGAACCTCGCCGTCCTGCGCTCCAACTTCGCCGTCAACGTGGACCAGGCGATGGGCCCATCGACACTGGCCACCTACGACTGGGTAGGCAGCCTCACACCGCTTCACGCCACGTCCAGCGGAAAGGTCCTGTTGGCGGCGCTGTCAGCGGACGATCGGGACAGGATCCTGAAAGAGACCGGGCTGCCGGCGAGGACCCCCCGGACCATTACCAGCCGGGGGAAGCTGGAGAACGAGCTGCTGGACGTCGCACGGGACGGCTATGGCGTCACGCTCGAGGAATTTGAAATCGGGATCAATTCCATGTCTGTGCCGGTCTACAGCCATCTTGGAGCGGTGATCGGGGCAGTGAGTATTTCCGGTCCGGCTTTCCGCTTTGACCCCGAGAAGGAGCCGGGGCTCGTGGAGGGCCTCAAAGAGGCGGGACTTCAGATCAGCGCCAAGATGGGCTACACCCGGCGCTGA
- a CDS encoding universal stress protein: MGREQVHPDPAGEARNSPAPQGIVVGVDGSDHSQCALVWAAREAERRQRPLHIVTAYSVPIFAASGLDGGYATVDDSVIREGAEAILKQAMDKVAGYNIDVDASVENGDASGVLLDMSETAELLVFGTRGRGGFVGRLLGSVSSALPAHAKCPTVTIPLICADRLGETTDDRHVLAERAKSGHVPVENVVVVGVDGSDQARVAVLEAAAQAERFSAPLRLVCAVPQYNGSLAWVPAPMDRDALFADIKVQLDAGVAWLKSHFPRLTVETQLVDGSPVDILVDASRHVELVVVGTRGRGGFTGMLLGSTSDGILHHAKGPVMVVPDRDDPRLADRAAFGPLLGD; the protein is encoded by the coding sequence ATGGGCCGAGAACAGGTTCATCCGGATCCGGCAGGGGAAGCGCGGAACAGCCCGGCTCCCCAGGGAATCGTGGTCGGCGTGGACGGTTCGGACCACAGCCAGTGCGCCTTGGTGTGGGCTGCCCGTGAGGCCGAACGCCGCCAGCGGCCGCTGCACATCGTGACTGCTTACTCCGTCCCGATCTTCGCGGCCTCAGGACTGGACGGCGGTTACGCCACGGTGGACGACTCGGTGATCCGGGAGGGTGCCGAGGCCATCCTGAAGCAAGCGATGGACAAGGTGGCCGGCTACAACATCGACGTCGATGCCTCCGTGGAGAACGGTGATGCGTCAGGGGTGCTCCTGGACATGAGCGAGACAGCCGAGCTGCTGGTCTTTGGCACGCGCGGCCGCGGTGGCTTCGTCGGCCGGCTGCTCGGTTCCGTCAGCAGCGCTCTGCCGGCACACGCGAAGTGCCCAACGGTCACCATCCCGCTGATCTGCGCCGACCGCCTGGGGGAAACGACGGACGACAGGCATGTCCTGGCTGAACGGGCGAAGTCCGGGCACGTGCCGGTCGAGAACGTCGTGGTCGTGGGGGTCGACGGCTCGGATCAGGCCCGGGTGGCTGTGCTGGAGGCGGCGGCCCAGGCCGAGCGGTTCTCGGCACCGCTCCGGCTGGTCTGCGCGGTCCCGCAGTACAACGGATCGCTCGCCTGGGTGCCCGCCCCGATGGACCGGGATGCCCTCTTCGCCGACATCAAGGTACAGCTCGACGCCGGCGTGGCCTGGCTTAAGAGCCATTTCCCCCGCCTGACGGTGGAGACACAGCTCGTCGACGGCTCCCCGGTCGACATCCTCGTGGACGCCAGCCGGCACGTCGAACTCGTGGTGGTCGGAACCCGAGGCCGCGGCGGCTTCACAGGGATGCTGCTCGGCTCGACGTCGGACGGCATCCTGCACCACGCCAAAGGCCCGGTCATGGTGGTCCCGGACCGGGATGATCCGCGGCTCGCGGACCGGGCAGCCTTCGGCCCCCTCCTCGGTGACTGA
- a CDS encoding NCS2 family permease, with protein sequence MLKQGSALDRYFKISERGSNFSREIRGGFATFFAMSYIVVLNPLILSGPDSSGASLGFPAVAAVTALVAGILTILMGAWAKHPFAMATGLGVNAFVAVTVATNPGLTWPDMMGLVMLSGVTMLILVLTGFRTAVFKAVPEGLKTAIVVGIGLFIALIGLVNAGFVRRIPDVAGTTVPVGLGFDGKLLGWPTFVFVFGLILTIALVVRKVKGAILIGIVTSTVLSVLLEFTLHIGPSFDGKNFNPQGWSLVAPKFSEWAAPDLSLIGKANPFGAFEHLGFVAATLLAFVILLSIFFDAMGTMVGLATEAGTIDKDGNIPNVDRVLQVDALGAILGGGSSVSSNQIYVESGAGIGEGARTGLASIVTGLLFLVAMFFTPLINLVPFEAVAPALVVVGFMMVAQVGKIDWQDWGIAIPAFLTFTLMPFTYSIANGLGAGFIAFVLIRTFQGRAREVHPLMWAVAAAFLLFFSIGTIETALGIH encoded by the coding sequence ATGCTCAAGCAGGGCTCTGCACTCGACCGGTATTTCAAGATTTCCGAGCGGGGGTCGAACTTCTCGCGGGAGATCCGTGGAGGTTTCGCTACGTTCTTCGCCATGAGCTACATCGTCGTGCTCAACCCGCTCATCCTCTCCGGCCCCGATTCCTCCGGGGCAAGCCTTGGTTTCCCCGCGGTCGCCGCCGTCACCGCCCTGGTCGCCGGCATCCTCACCATCCTCATGGGGGCCTGGGCCAAGCACCCCTTCGCAATGGCCACCGGATTGGGCGTCAACGCCTTCGTTGCCGTCACGGTGGCCACGAACCCCGGCCTGACCTGGCCGGACATGATGGGCCTGGTGATGCTTTCCGGCGTCACCATGCTGATCCTCGTCCTCACCGGATTCCGGACCGCCGTGTTCAAGGCCGTTCCGGAAGGGCTGAAGACCGCGATCGTGGTGGGCATCGGCCTCTTCATCGCCCTGATCGGACTCGTCAACGCGGGCTTCGTGCGCCGTATCCCCGACGTCGCCGGCACCACCGTTCCCGTGGGCCTGGGCTTCGACGGCAAGCTCTTGGGCTGGCCGACCTTCGTGTTTGTCTTCGGGCTGATCCTGACCATCGCGCTCGTGGTCCGCAAGGTCAAGGGTGCCATCCTTATCGGCATCGTCACCTCAACCGTCCTGTCCGTGCTCCTGGAATTCACCCTGCACATCGGCCCGAGCTTTGACGGCAAGAACTTCAACCCGCAGGGCTGGTCCCTGGTGGCCCCGAAGTTCTCGGAATGGGCTGCCCCGGATTTGTCCCTGATCGGCAAGGCCAACCCCTTCGGCGCGTTTGAGCACCTGGGCTTTGTCGCGGCGACGCTGCTGGCCTTTGTGATCCTGCTGAGCATCTTCTTTGACGCCATGGGCACCATGGTGGGCCTGGCCACCGAGGCAGGCACCATCGACAAGGACGGCAACATCCCGAACGTTGACCGCGTGCTGCAGGTGGATGCGCTGGGCGCCATCCTGGGCGGCGGATCGTCCGTGTCCTCCAACCAGATCTACGTCGAATCGGGCGCGGGCATCGGCGAAGGCGCCCGCACCGGGCTGGCCTCGATCGTCACCGGCCTGCTGTTCCTCGTGGCCATGTTCTTCACACCGCTGATCAACCTTGTGCCGTTCGAGGCCGTCGCCCCGGCCCTCGTCGTCGTCGGCTTCATGATGGTCGCCCAGGTCGGCAAGATCGACTGGCAGGACTGGGGCATCGCGATTCCGGCGTTCCTGACCTTCACCCTGATGCCGTTCACGTACTCGATCGCCAACGGCCTGGGCGCCGGCTTCATCGCCTTCGTCCTGATCCGCACCTTCCAGGGCCGCGCCCGCGAGGTGCACCCGCTGATGTGGGCCGTGGCGGCGGCGTTCCTGCTGTTCTTCTCCATCGGCACGATCGAAACGGCGCTCGGAATCCACTAG
- a CDS encoding BCCT family transporter, with protein MALNSETRADDDLLVEDDLLPASTGPEAEAADTEQIMQELRQTRAEQAVAERRNRKLTLDKATFGITGAVALAFVAWGFLGRDSLATTSTLALGWVMEYTGWLFMVLASLFVVFILWLALGKWGNIPLGKDGEKPEYKTVSWIAMMFAAGMGIGLMFYGVAEPLYHYISPPPGTVDGRTPAAIQTAMATSIFHWTLHPWAMYAVVGIAMAYGTYRLGRRQLISAAFTSLFGLRTVEGPVGKFINILAIFATLFGTAASLGLGALQIGSGLTSNGWIDEVGTPVLVAIVAILTACFVASAVSGISRGIQWLSNINMVLAVVLALIVFIAGPTLFILNLIPAAVGDYARDLAEMSSRTEAVGDEALRTWMSGWTIFYWAWWVSWTPFVGMFIARISRGRTIRQFVTGVLLVPSIVSVIWFGIFGGTAFHIQQEADKSNAPGLVSMANGTPSIDFDGALFDLVKNMSMPGWLTTAVIVLAMVLVAIFFITGADSASIIMASLSSNGSSDPKRGLVIFWGVLTGAVAAVMLLAGGDEPSEALSGLQRITIVAALPFVLVMLLLCFALVKDLRRDPLSLRRRLADSVVERAIRDGVDQHGGAQFDLVTKHECGERCQDGVRCPGVDNPGSKDASSSTDLSGTDVLKPTPTL; from the coding sequence ATGGCTTTAAACAGTGAAACCCGTGCGGACGATGACCTCCTGGTGGAAGACGACCTCCTTCCCGCGTCCACCGGCCCCGAGGCGGAGGCAGCAGACACCGAACAGATCATGCAGGAGCTCCGCCAGACCCGGGCCGAGCAGGCCGTGGCCGAGCGGCGGAACCGTAAGCTCACCCTCGATAAGGCCACCTTCGGCATTACCGGCGCTGTTGCCCTGGCGTTCGTGGCATGGGGCTTCCTCGGGCGGGACAGCCTGGCCACCACGTCCACCCTCGCCCTCGGCTGGGTCATGGAGTACACCGGCTGGCTCTTTATGGTCCTGGCCTCGTTGTTTGTTGTTTTCATCCTGTGGCTGGCCCTTGGCAAGTGGGGAAATATCCCGCTCGGCAAGGACGGTGAAAAGCCCGAGTACAAGACGGTCTCATGGATCGCCATGATGTTTGCCGCCGGCATGGGCATCGGCTTGATGTTCTACGGCGTGGCCGAGCCGCTTTACCACTACATCTCCCCTCCGCCCGGAACGGTGGACGGAAGGACGCCCGCTGCCATTCAAACTGCCATGGCCACCTCCATCTTTCACTGGACCCTGCACCCTTGGGCCATGTACGCCGTCGTCGGTATTGCAATGGCCTATGGAACGTACCGCCTGGGCCGCCGGCAACTGATCTCCGCCGCCTTCACCTCACTGTTCGGACTCCGGACCGTGGAAGGACCCGTGGGGAAGTTCATCAACATACTGGCAATCTTCGCCACGCTTTTCGGCACCGCAGCATCACTGGGACTGGGCGCCCTCCAAATCGGCAGCGGACTGACGTCGAACGGCTGGATCGATGAAGTCGGCACACCCGTCCTCGTTGCGATCGTCGCCATCCTGACGGCCTGTTTCGTTGCATCGGCGGTGTCAGGCATCAGCCGCGGCATCCAGTGGCTGTCCAACATCAACATGGTCCTGGCCGTGGTGCTTGCACTCATCGTCTTCATCGCCGGGCCAACCCTGTTCATTCTCAACCTCATCCCCGCTGCAGTGGGAGACTACGCCAGGGACCTTGCCGAAATGTCCTCCCGCACCGAAGCCGTCGGCGACGAGGCATTGCGCACCTGGATGTCCGGCTGGACCATCTTCTACTGGGCGTGGTGGGTATCCTGGACGCCCTTCGTCGGCATGTTCATTGCCCGGATCAGCCGCGGCCGGACCATCCGCCAGTTCGTCACCGGCGTCCTGCTGGTCCCCAGCATTGTCAGCGTCATCTGGTTCGGAATCTTTGGCGGCACCGCCTTCCACATCCAGCAGGAAGCGGACAAGTCGAACGCTCCCGGGCTGGTGTCCATGGCCAACGGGACGCCGTCCATCGACTTCGATGGCGCTCTGTTCGACCTCGTGAAGAACATGTCCATGCCTGGCTGGCTCACCACGGCGGTCATCGTCCTGGCCATGGTCCTGGTGGCCATCTTCTTCATCACCGGCGCAGATTCGGCGTCGATCATCATGGCCTCCCTGAGTTCCAACGGGTCCTCCGACCCGAAACGCGGCCTGGTGATCTTCTGGGGAGTCCTCACCGGCGCGGTGGCGGCGGTGATGCTGCTCGCCGGCGGCGACGAGCCGTCGGAAGCACTGTCCGGGCTCCAGCGCATCACCATTGTGGCGGCCCTGCCGTTCGTGCTGGTCATGCTGCTGCTGTGCTTCGCCCTCGTCAAGGACCTTCGGCGGGACCCGCTGTCCCTGCGGCGGCGGTTGGCGGACTCAGTGGTGGAACGTGCCATCCGCGACGGTGTAGACCAGCACGGTGGAGCCCAGTTCGACCTCGTGACCAAGCATGAATGCGGAGAACGCTGCCAGGACGGCGTCCGCTGCCCCGGCGTCGACAACCCCGGCAGCAAAGATGCGTCCAGCAGCACTGATCTCAGCGGCACCGACGTCCTCAAGCCGACGCCCACACTTTAG
- a CDS encoding PEP/pyruvate-binding domain-containing protein, translated as MLADVGGKAANLGELFRAGLPVPAGFCVTMDAYRAAMAPAGLEQVHRGLSAASPEDLPELAKLAATARGLAIGAPVPAEIAEAVTDSYAALGPDVPVAVRSSATAEDLPFASFAGQQDTFLNVVGAEAVLDAVRRCWASLWTDRAVSYRATHEISPATVTLAVVIQQMVDAAVAGVLFTANPVTGRRHEAVIDASPGLGEAVVSGAVNPDHFVVDGATREVLERRIGSKTVAIRPLRGGGTTRIEQAEAVSAPCLTDSQLGALEMLGRRAEVHFGSPQDLEWAIDQDGVAWLTQSRPITTLYPLPDKRLHADGPRVYLCFSLAQGLTRPLTPMGLAGFRRIASSVAQAARFEVPEPSAGPSPYAQAGQRIFFDLTAVARSSTGRAIVPRVFDVMEARSAAVLRRLFEDPRFSVTLKSPWPVLKHILPVAARGRVPESLLRALVSPEAALRHVERFGERFRAALQVPADATPLQRLDHAERILGRELFPVVPNILPLPALGFALLAAAGKLLGTRAEPGQLQAVLRGLPNNVTTEMDLALWHLAATIRADAGSAAVFSDTAVPELARRYRGRELPAVVQSGLAGFLEQYGHRAVAEIDLGMPRWSDDPSHILGVLANYLRLDDPALAPDRQFSKAALEAEEQAERLAAAAAEQSRLRGALVRAALKRTRLFAGLRELPKYRIVEALAAVRAQLALVGAELAALGRIRTADDVFFLDLAEARAGLGGQDLHAAVEQRRNAYQEELGRRHIPRVLLSDGTEPEALPARGGAGTWAEASPGVLTGAPASAGTVTARARVILDPEGARLDPGEILVAPSTDPGWTPLFLTAGGLVMEMGGPNSHGAVVAREYGIPAVVGVPDATSRIHTGQSITVDGAAGTVEPGTHAP; from the coding sequence ATGCTGGCCGACGTCGGCGGAAAGGCAGCCAACCTCGGGGAATTGTTCCGCGCCGGACTGCCGGTGCCGGCCGGGTTCTGCGTGACAATGGACGCCTACCGGGCAGCGATGGCTCCGGCGGGCCTCGAGCAGGTCCACCGCGGACTCTCTGCGGCCTCCCCCGAAGACCTCCCGGAACTGGCCAAACTGGCCGCCACCGCCCGTGGCCTGGCCATCGGCGCTCCTGTCCCCGCGGAGATCGCCGAGGCCGTCACGGATTCCTACGCCGCCCTCGGACCGGATGTCCCGGTGGCAGTAAGGTCCTCCGCGACGGCGGAGGACCTGCCGTTCGCCAGCTTCGCCGGACAGCAGGACACGTTCCTCAACGTGGTCGGCGCCGAAGCCGTGCTCGACGCGGTCCGCCGGTGCTGGGCCTCGCTGTGGACGGACCGGGCGGTGAGCTACCGCGCCACCCATGAAATCAGCCCGGCAACAGTGACGTTGGCCGTCGTCATCCAGCAGATGGTTGACGCCGCCGTCGCCGGAGTGCTTTTCACCGCGAACCCTGTGACCGGGAGGCGCCACGAAGCGGTCATCGATGCCAGCCCCGGCCTCGGTGAGGCCGTCGTGTCCGGGGCCGTCAACCCGGACCACTTCGTCGTCGACGGCGCTACCCGCGAAGTCCTCGAGCGCAGAATCGGGAGCAAGACGGTCGCGATCCGGCCATTGCGCGGCGGGGGGACCACCCGGATCGAGCAGGCGGAGGCCGTGTCCGCACCCTGCCTGACGGACAGCCAGCTCGGCGCACTGGAAATGCTCGGCCGCCGCGCGGAAGTCCACTTCGGCTCACCTCAGGACCTCGAATGGGCCATCGACCAGGACGGTGTTGCCTGGCTGACCCAGTCCCGTCCCATCACCACGCTCTACCCGCTCCCTGACAAGCGCCTGCATGCGGACGGCCCCCGCGTCTACCTGTGTTTCAGCCTGGCGCAAGGCCTCACCCGCCCCTTGACGCCGATGGGGCTGGCGGGCTTCCGGCGGATTGCCTCCTCCGTGGCGCAGGCGGCACGGTTTGAGGTTCCGGAACCGTCCGCCGGCCCTTCCCCCTACGCCCAGGCCGGGCAGCGGATCTTCTTCGACCTGACGGCCGTGGCCCGCAGCTCCACGGGCCGTGCGATAGTCCCGCGGGTTTTCGACGTGATGGAGGCGCGTTCCGCGGCGGTGCTGCGCCGGCTCTTCGAGGATCCCAGGTTCTCCGTCACCCTCAAGTCGCCCTGGCCGGTCCTGAAGCACATCCTTCCGGTCGCCGCGCGCGGCCGGGTCCCGGAATCCCTGCTCCGTGCTTTGGTCTCTCCGGAGGCGGCGTTGCGCCACGTCGAACGGTTCGGCGAACGGTTCAGGGCAGCCCTCCAGGTGCCGGCGGACGCCACGCCCCTGCAGCGCCTGGACCATGCCGAGCGCATCCTGGGCCGGGAACTGTTCCCGGTGGTCCCGAACATCCTTCCCCTGCCCGCGCTCGGCTTCGCCCTGCTGGCCGCCGCCGGCAAACTGCTCGGCACCCGCGCCGAACCGGGTCAGCTCCAGGCCGTCCTGCGGGGGCTGCCCAACAACGTGACCACAGAGATGGACCTGGCTCTTTGGCACCTTGCCGCCACAATCCGGGCCGATGCCGGTTCCGCCGCCGTCTTCTCGGACACTGCCGTCCCCGAACTGGCCCGCCGCTACCGCGGACGGGAGCTTCCCGCCGTCGTGCAGTCCGGGCTGGCCGGGTTCCTGGAACAGTACGGGCACCGGGCCGTGGCCGAAATCGACCTCGGGATGCCCCGCTGGTCCGATGACCCCTCCCACATCCTTGGCGTCCTGGCGAACTATCTCCGGCTGGACGATCCCGCGCTGGCCCCGGACCGGCAGTTCAGCAAGGCCGCGCTCGAGGCGGAAGAGCAGGCGGAGAGGCTCGCGGCCGCCGCCGCGGAACAGAGCCGGCTGCGCGGGGCACTGGTCCGCGCCGCCCTCAAACGGACCCGCCTGTTCGCCGGGCTTCGCGAGCTGCCGAAGTACCGCATTGTGGAGGCGCTGGCGGCGGTGCGCGCGCAGCTCGCCCTGGTCGGGGCGGAGCTGGCGGCGCTGGGCCGCATCCGGACAGCGGATGACGTCTTCTTCCTGGATCTCGCCGAGGCCCGGGCAGGGCTCGGCGGGCAGGATTTGCACGCCGCCGTGGAGCAGCGCCGGAATGCCTACCAGGAGGAGCTGGGCCGGCGGCACATTCCCCGGGTGCTGTTGTCGGACGGCACCGAGCCCGAGGCGCTGCCGGCCCGCGGCGGCGCAGGCACCTGGGCGGAGGCCAGCCCGGGCGTTCTAACAGGGGCTCCGGCATCGGCGGGCACCGTCACCGCCCGGGCCAGGGTGATCCTGGACCCCGAGGGGGCGCGCCTGGACCCGGGCGAAATCCTCGTGGCGCCGTCCACCGACCCGGGCTGGACGCCGCTGTTCCTCACTGCCGGTGGCCTGGTGATGGAGATGGGCGGGCCGAACTCGCACGGGGCAGTTGTTGCCCGCGAGTACGGAATCCCCGCGGTGGTGGGCGTCCCGGACGCCACCTCCCGGATCCACACCGGGCAGAGCATCACCGTCGACGGCGCCGCGGGCACCGTCGAGCCGGGCACGCACGCTCCGTAG
- the hutG gene encoding formimidoylglutamase, giving the protein MVSPTLPVDVPPQPWTGRFDGDGAEHRRWWQAVGAYPASALPNPTAPLAARPSAGNPAPDGRPATGRPAVVLGFCSDAGVRRNSGRTGAAAGPAAIRAALGPLAFHLTRSVHDAGNVTVAGDALEAGQARAGLAIAGLLDAGALPVVLGGGHETAFASYLGVAGSAAVRDGLRVGVLNLDAHFDLRDAPAPSSGTPFLQMARAEAAAGRGLRYAVVGISEPNNTRALFRTADELGVDYLLDEDCSAEATSSFVASFLASVDALYLTIDLDVLPASVAPGVSAPAAFGVPLAVISAVCRQVAASGKLLHLDVAELNPEFDIDGRTAKVAARLIDTLLR; this is encoded by the coding sequence ATGGTTTCTCCGACACTTCCCGTGGACGTCCCGCCGCAGCCCTGGACCGGTCGGTTCGACGGCGACGGCGCCGAGCACCGCCGCTGGTGGCAGGCCGTCGGCGCGTATCCCGCTTCCGCGCTCCCGAACCCCACGGCCCCGCTCGCTGCGCGTCCGTCCGCTGGAAACCCGGCCCCTGACGGGCGCCCCGCTACCGGGCGCCCCGCCGTCGTCCTCGGTTTCTGCAGCGATGCCGGGGTGCGCCGCAACAGCGGGCGCACCGGTGCCGCTGCCGGGCCCGCCGCCATCCGCGCCGCCCTCGGCCCGCTCGCCTTCCACCTGACGCGGTCGGTGCACGACGCCGGGAACGTCACCGTGGCGGGGGACGCGCTGGAAGCCGGACAGGCGCGGGCGGGACTGGCCATCGCCGGGCTCCTCGACGCCGGCGCGCTTCCCGTGGTGCTGGGCGGCGGGCACGAGACGGCGTTCGCCAGCTACCTCGGCGTGGCCGGGTCGGCCGCGGTCCGGGACGGCCTGCGGGTGGGGGTGCTGAACCTGGATGCCCACTTCGACCTCCGCGACGCTCCTGCTCCCAGTTCGGGCACCCCGTTCCTGCAGATGGCCCGCGCCGAAGCCGCCGCGGGCCGCGGACTACGGTACGCCGTCGTCGGGATCTCCGAACCGAACAACACCCGGGCGCTGTTCCGTACCGCGGACGAGCTGGGGGTGGACTATCTGCTGGACGAGGACTGTTCGGCGGAGGCGACCAGTAGCTTCGTGGCCTCTTTCCTGGCGTCGGTGGACGCGCTGTACCTGACCATCGACCTGGACGTGCTGCCGGCGTCGGTCGCTCCGGGCGTCAGCGCACCGGCCGCCTTCGGTGTTCCGCTGGCGGTGATCAGTGCGGTCTGCCGGCAGGTCGCCGCGAGCGGAAAGCTCCTGCATCTGGATGTGGCAGAGCTGAATCCGGAATTCGATATCGACGGCCGCACGGCCAAGGTCGCGGCGCGGCTGATCGACACCCTGCTGCGGTAG